A single region of the Capra hircus breed San Clemente chromosome X unlocalized genomic scaffold, ASM170441v1, whole genome shotgun sequence genome encodes:
- the HMGN5 gene encoding high mobility group nucleosome-binding domain-containing protein 5 isoform X1 → MPKRKAAGQGDMKQEPKRRSARLSALPVPIIPDLKPKRTSTPRKMKTKNDMMGKNTDASAKTIAETKKEVVKEYKNETTENGGAKIIEAPVPEREIEEIKEEKIEDTKEEGEEKKEAVAKDGKKDQKEDQKGDGDQNKEEVKGKDVEEDKDGKGKEVEKKDEGRKEKEEDGKEEEDKKETGDGKEGKDRKGKGEDGKEEKDEKEKREKKENEDGKGKGEDGKESEDGKDKRDGKVGEAGKKDEDRKRDDCGNEKEDEKKKEGKEKENGNKDGDVKDESKAEIGKITKREEVKKEESQSIA, encoded by the exons ATGCCCAAAAGAAAG GCTGCAGGTCAAGGTGATATGAAGCAAGAG CCAAAGAGAAGATCAGCCAGACTGTCTGCT ttGCCCGTGCCCATTATACCAGATTTGAAGCCCAAAAGAACATCAACTCCAAGG aaaatgaagaccaaaaaTGATATGATGGGAAAAAACACAGATGCAAGTGCCAAAACCATAGCTGAAACCAAGAAAGAAGTTGTTaaagaatacaaaaatgaaacTACTGAAAATGGAGGGGCCAAAATTATAGAG GCACCAGTTCCtgaaagagaaatagaggaaataaaagaagaaaaaattgaagataccaaagaagaaggagaagaaaagaaagaggcagtggcaaaagatggaaaaaaagatCAAAAAGAAGATCAAAAAGGAGATGGAGATCAAAATAAggaagaagtgaaaggaaaagatgtAGAGGAGGACAAAgatggaaaagggaaagaagttgaaaaaaaagatgaggggagaaaagagaaagaagaagatggaaaagaggaagaagacaagAAAGAAACTGGAGATGGAAAAGAGGGTAAagatagaaaagggaaaggagaagatggtaaagaggaaaaagatgaaaaagaaaaaagagagaaaaaagagaatgaagatgggaaagggaaaggagaagatggcaaagaatctgaagaTGGAAAAGATAAAAGAGATGGAAAAGTGGGAGAAGCtggaaaaaaggatgaagatagAAAAAGGGATGATTGTGGAAATGAGaaggaagatgaaaaaaagaaagaaggaaaagagaaagaaaatggaaacaaagatggagatgtaaaagatgaaaGCAAGGCTGAAATTGGAAAAATAACCAAAAGAGAAGAGGTCAAAAAAGAAGAGTCTCAGAGTATTGCTTAA
- the HMGN5 gene encoding high mobility group nucleosome-binding domain-containing protein 5 isoform X2: MKQEPKRRSARLSALPVPIIPDLKPKRTSTPRKMKTKNDMMGKNTDASAKTIAETKKEVVKEYKNETTENGGAKIIEAPVPEREIEEIKEEKIEDTKEEGEEKKEAVAKDGKKDQKEDQKGDGDQNKEEVKGKDVEEDKDGKGKEVEKKDEGRKEKEEDGKEEEDKKETGDGKEGKDRKGKGEDGKEEKDEKEKREKKENEDGKGKGEDGKESEDGKDKRDGKVGEAGKKDEDRKRDDCGNEKEDEKKKEGKEKENGNKDGDVKDESKAEIGKITKREEVKKEESQSIA; the protein is encoded by the exons ATGAAGCAAGAG CCAAAGAGAAGATCAGCCAGACTGTCTGCT ttGCCCGTGCCCATTATACCAGATTTGAAGCCCAAAAGAACATCAACTCCAAGG aaaatgaagaccaaaaaTGATATGATGGGAAAAAACACAGATGCAAGTGCCAAAACCATAGCTGAAACCAAGAAAGAAGTTGTTaaagaatacaaaaatgaaacTACTGAAAATGGAGGGGCCAAAATTATAGAG GCACCAGTTCCtgaaagagaaatagaggaaataaaagaagaaaaaattgaagataccaaagaagaaggagaagaaaagaaagaggcagtggcaaaagatggaaaaaaagatCAAAAAGAAGATCAAAAAGGAGATGGAGATCAAAATAAggaagaagtgaaaggaaaagatgtAGAGGAGGACAAAgatggaaaagggaaagaagttgaaaaaaaagatgaggggagaaaagagaaagaagaagatggaaaagaggaagaagacaagAAAGAAACTGGAGATGGAAAAGAGGGTAAagatagaaaagggaaaggagaagatggtaaagaggaaaaagatgaaaaagaaaaaagagagaaaaaagagaatgaagatgggaaagggaaaggagaagatggcaaagaatctgaagaTGGAAAAGATAAAAGAGATGGAAAAGTGGGAGAAGCtggaaaaaaggatgaagatagAAAAAGGGATGATTGTGGAAATGAGaaggaagatgaaaaaaagaaagaaggaaaagagaaagaaaatggaaacaaagatggagatgtaaaagatgaaaGCAAGGCTGAAATTGGAAAAATAACCAAAAGAGAAGAGGTCAAAAAAGAAGAGTCTCAGAGTATTGCTTAA